A genomic window from Synergistaceae bacterium includes:
- the rpmG gene encoding 50S ribosomal protein L33, translated as MADIVGLTCTQCKRRNYTTTVNKKKQSKKLELKKFCKWCNASVLHKESK; from the coding sequence ATGGCAGATATAGTCGGACTTACATGCACCCAGTGCAAGCGCAGAAATTACACAACGACTGTGAACAAAAAAAAGCAGTCCAAGAAGTTAGAGCTTAAGAAATTTTGCAAGTGGTGCAACGCGTCAGTACTTCACAAAGAGTCAAAATAA